Proteins encoded within one genomic window of Streptomyces sp. NBC_00523:
- a CDS encoding aminotransferase class V-fold PLP-dependent enzyme — translation MHPVLPRTFPLATVAPADAVARQFRLIEATARHFEGPQLFASDAGVVPGLGRPATTARVESVLADFFGAEGAAFVQGAGTGAIRAALTAAVRPDDPLLIHRAPVYRTTEVTLRGLGVQTVEADFNDPDELREALESGRFRWAYVQHTRQRLADSYDPGAVLAACRAAGVRTVVDDNYAVMRTPAAGVELGADASCFSLFKLHGPEGVGIVVGAGDLIEHIRRDNYSGGGQVQGHQALDALRALTHVPLMWSVQSQVGAEVAERLTAGEVPGVAEVRLANAQDRCLLVRLDRPVARELPAVAARFGAAPYPVGSNSRYEITPLFYRMSSSALDDSPELADWTVRINPMRAGADLVIEILRRSLAALNDRKGD, via the coding sequence ATGCACCCCGTACTCCCCCGGACGTTCCCGCTGGCGACCGTGGCCCCGGCCGACGCCGTCGCCCGGCAGTTCCGGCTCATCGAGGCCACCGCCCGCCACTTCGAGGGCCCGCAGCTGTTCGCCTCCGACGCCGGGGTCGTGCCCGGCCTCGGGCGCCCCGCCACCACCGCACGCGTCGAGTCCGTCCTCGCCGACTTCTTCGGTGCCGAGGGCGCCGCCTTCGTCCAGGGCGCGGGCACCGGCGCGATCCGGGCCGCCCTCACCGCCGCCGTCCGGCCGGACGACCCCCTCCTCATCCACCGGGCGCCCGTCTACCGCACCACCGAGGTCACACTGCGCGGCCTCGGGGTCCAGACCGTCGAGGCCGACTTCAACGATCCCGACGAGCTGCGCGAGGCCCTGGAATCCGGGCGGTTCCGCTGGGCCTACGTCCAGCACACCCGGCAGCGGCTCGCCGACTCCTACGACCCCGGCGCGGTCCTCGCCGCCTGCCGGGCCGCCGGCGTCCGCACGGTCGTGGACGACAACTACGCCGTGATGCGCACCCCGGCCGCCGGGGTCGAACTGGGCGCCGACGCCTCCTGCTTCTCGCTGTTCAAGCTGCACGGCCCGGAGGGCGTCGGCATCGTCGTCGGCGCCGGGGACCTGATCGAGCACATCCGCCGCGACAACTACTCCGGCGGCGGCCAGGTCCAGGGGCACCAGGCGCTCGACGCACTGCGCGCGCTCACCCACGTACCGCTCATGTGGTCCGTGCAGTCCCAGGTCGGTGCCGAGGTCGCCGAGCGGCTGACCGCGGGCGAGGTGCCCGGGGTCGCCGAGGTCCGGCTCGCCAACGCGCAGGACCGGTGCCTGCTCGTCCGGCTCGACCGGCCCGTGGCCAGGGAGCTGCCCGCCGTCGCCGCCCGCTTCGGCGCGGCCCCGTACCCGGTGGGTTCCAACTCGCGCTACGAGATCACGCCGCTCTTCTACCGGATGTCCAGCTCCGCCCTGGACGACTCCCCCGAACTGGCCGACTGGACCGTGCGCATCAACCCGATGCGGGCGGGCGCGGACCTCGTCATCGAGATCCTGCGCCGCTCGCTGGCCGCGCTGAACGACCGGAAGGGCGACTGA
- a CDS encoding alanine racemase translates to MFLDTVLTRNPGLVEAAAALHDEGAIPPDTYVMDLDAVEANAALLAAEAERLGLSLWFVVKQLGRNPELIRAVARHIPRYAAIDPPEARTLHASGARAGNLGHLVQIPRRALPEMLAWRPETVTVYDLDNARAVSDTARRLGFVQDVLIRLEGAEGSVYPGQEGGVPLNRLDAFADAAERLPGIRIAGVTAFPCVLCDPATGAPYATANFALALKARETLAGRGHTDLLLSAPSATSMASLPLLADLGATHGEPGHALTGTTPLHALDPAQPETPAYVYVTEVAHTLGDGRPAVFGGGFYARSHIRSALLPRTGARLNVLDAPAENIDYYRLLDAPAPGQDVRIGDTALLAFRTQIFVTRSTVAVVSGLSSGTPRLNGLYDAQGRSLS, encoded by the coding sequence GTGTTTCTCGACACCGTACTGACCCGCAATCCCGGGCTCGTCGAGGCCGCGGCCGCACTGCACGACGAGGGCGCGATCCCGCCGGACACCTATGTGATGGACCTGGACGCCGTCGAGGCCAACGCCGCGCTGCTGGCCGCCGAGGCCGAACGGCTGGGCCTCTCGCTCTGGTTCGTCGTCAAACAGCTCGGCCGCAACCCGGAGCTGATCCGGGCCGTCGCCCGGCACATCCCCCGCTACGCCGCCATCGACCCGCCCGAGGCGCGCACCCTGCACGCCTCCGGGGCCCGTGCCGGCAACCTCGGCCACCTCGTCCAGATCCCGCGCCGCGCCCTGCCCGAGATGCTGGCGTGGCGTCCCGAGACCGTCACCGTCTACGACCTGGACAACGCCCGCGCGGTCTCCGACACCGCGAGGCGGCTGGGGTTCGTCCAGGACGTCCTGATCCGTCTCGAAGGCGCCGAGGGGAGCGTCTACCCGGGCCAGGAGGGCGGCGTCCCGCTCAACCGGCTCGACGCCTTCGCCGACGCCGCCGAACGCCTTCCCGGCATCCGGATCGCGGGGGTCACCGCCTTCCCGTGCGTGCTGTGCGACCCGGCGACGGGTGCCCCATACGCCACGGCCAACTTCGCCCTCGCTCTCAAGGCCCGCGAGACGCTCGCCGGACGCGGCCACACGGACCTCCTGCTGAGCGCCCCCAGCGCCACCTCGATGGCCTCCCTGCCGCTGCTCGCGGACCTCGGCGCCACCCACGGAGAGCCGGGCCACGCGCTGACCGGCACGACCCCGCTGCACGCGCTCGACCCGGCGCAGCCCGAGACCCCGGCCTACGTGTACGTCACCGAGGTCGCCCACACCCTGGGCGACGGCCGCCCCGCCGTCTTCGGCGGCGGGTTCTACGCCCGCTCCCACATCAGGAGCGCCCTGCTGCCGCGCACCGGGGCACGTCTGAACGTGCTGGACGCGCCCGCCGAGAACATCGACTACTACCGGCTGCTCGACGCGCCCGCCCCCGGACAGGACGTCCGCATCGGCGACACCGCGCTGCTGGCCTTCCGCACCCAGATCTTCGTCACCCGCTCGACCGTCGCCGTCGTCTCCGGACTCTCCTCCGGGACGCCCCGTCTCAACGGTCTGTACGACGCCCAGGGCCGGTCCCTGAGCTGA
- a CDS encoding phosphopentomutase: MAKTVIVVIDGFGIGAMPDAGTTRPGDLTADTCGHVLDHCREAFGRPLRLPVLGSLGLGLVHPHPDLARRTHLPVAAGRAALGYPGADTFAGHQTMMGADFSRVTVARLADHLDEVTAALEAAGHRVGRLDGRPLLVVDGAVLVHDNLEADPGINWNASGRLEDLPFDGPGGILAVARTVRAVAPVARVIAVGGHADGPLDRFVRAGEEGTVGLDTPATGFYRNGGLEVQHLGARIDHTRQLPDLAARAGIPVTLVGKAADILACERAARHPAVDTADVLTHTLEAVRACGDGLVVANIQETDLAGHQQDTERYGRLLEQADAGLAALVALLDAPGDRLIVTGDHGNDPTAGHAFHTREYVPVLIHRPGADGVELLPDAESLADVGATAAVSLALDPEDLANGRELRTGRRAA; the protein is encoded by the coding sequence ATGGCCAAGACCGTCATCGTCGTGATCGACGGATTCGGCATCGGCGCCATGCCCGACGCGGGCACCACGCGCCCCGGCGATCTGACCGCCGACACCTGCGGGCATGTGCTGGACCACTGCCGGGAGGCGTTCGGCCGCCCGCTGCGGCTGCCCGTGCTGGGTTCACTCGGCCTCGGCCTGGTCCACCCGCATCCCGATCTCGCCCGGCGCACCCATCTGCCCGTCGCCGCGGGCCGGGCCGCGCTCGGCTATCCGGGCGCCGACACCTTCGCCGGGCACCAGACCATGATGGGGGCCGACTTCAGCCGGGTGACCGTGGCGCGGCTCGCCGACCACCTGGACGAGGTGACCGCCGCCCTCGAAGCGGCGGGCCACCGGGTCGGCCGACTGGACGGCAGGCCGCTCCTGGTCGTGGACGGCGCGGTGCTGGTCCACGACAACCTGGAGGCCGACCCGGGCATCAACTGGAACGCCTCCGGGCGGCTGGAGGACCTGCCGTTCGACGGGCCGGGCGGCATCCTCGCCGTGGCCCGCACGGTGCGCGCCGTCGCTCCCGTCGCGCGGGTCATCGCGGTGGGCGGGCACGCGGACGGCCCGCTCGACCGCTTCGTACGGGCCGGTGAGGAGGGCACGGTGGGCCTCGACACCCCCGCCACCGGCTTCTACCGCAACGGCGGTCTCGAAGTGCAGCACCTGGGCGCCCGGATCGACCACACCCGCCAGCTCCCCGACCTGGCCGCCCGCGCGGGCATCCCGGTCACCCTGGTGGGGAAGGCCGCCGACATCCTGGCCTGCGAGCGTGCGGCCCGGCACCCGGCCGTGGACACCGCCGACGTCCTCACGCACACCCTCGAAGCGGTACGCGCCTGCGGCGACGGCCTGGTGGTCGCCAACATCCAGGAGACGGACCTGGCCGGGCACCAGCAGGACACCGAGCGCTACGGACGCCTCCTGGAACAGGCGGACGCGGGCCTGGCCGCGCTCGTCGCCCTGCTCGACGCGCCGGGCGACCGCCTCATCGTGACCGGTGACCACGGCAACGACCCGACGGCCGGGCACGCCTTCCACACCCGTGAGTACGTCCCCGTGCTCATCCACCGGCCCGGCGCGGACGGCGTGGAGCTGCTGCCCGACGCGGAGAGCCTGGCGGACGTCGGCGCGACGGCCGCCGTGTCGCTGGCGCTGGACCCGGAGGACCTGGCCAACGGCCGGGAGCTGCGGACGGGGCGCCGGGCGGCCTAG
- a CDS encoding MerR family transcriptional regulator, translated as MTTSATWRVGRLAEASGLTVRTLHHWDTIGLLTPSRRTAGGHREYTEDDLARLYQVLALRSLGLALDSIAVCLDAGVDPLHLVRDHLAGVEASIKALGALRQRLVQLGEELSADEAPAAAALLDALRAIGGTGPEGEHTLRRHLDSDEMQVLRTRAAALGPAMHYLLDVEWPELYRRAERLRTAGTPATDRKVRLLVARMDELSALFSGGDAGISAGVRTAWHDDPAAMSGDPDAPADDWRELAEYLDRARHSSS; from the coding sequence ATGACCACTTCTGCAACCTGGAGAGTGGGCCGGCTCGCGGAGGCCAGCGGTCTGACCGTGCGCACGCTGCACCACTGGGACACCATCGGGCTGCTCACTCCCTCCCGGCGCACCGCGGGAGGACACCGGGAGTACACCGAGGACGACCTCGCCCGTCTCTATCAGGTGCTGGCGCTGCGCAGCCTCGGGCTGGCGCTGGATTCCATCGCTGTCTGCCTCGACGCGGGTGTCGATCCGCTGCACCTGGTCCGGGATCATCTGGCGGGGGTGGAGGCGTCCATCAAGGCGCTCGGTGCCCTGCGTCAGCGGCTCGTACAGCTCGGTGAGGAGCTGTCGGCCGACGAGGCTCCGGCGGCCGCGGCGCTGCTCGACGCGCTGCGGGCGATCGGCGGCACCGGTCCGGAGGGCGAGCACACGCTGCGCCGCCATCTGGACTCCGACGAGATGCAGGTCCTGCGGACCCGGGCCGCCGCCTTGGGGCCCGCCATGCACTACCTGCTCGACGTCGAGTGGCCCGAGTTGTACCGGAGAGCCGAACGACTCCGTACGGCCGGCACCCCCGCCACGGATCGGAAGGTCCGCCTCCTGGTGGCCCGGATGGATGAGCTGAGCGCGTTGTTCAGCGGAGGCGATGCCGGTATCTCCGCCGGAGTCAGGACTGCCTGGCACGACGATCCGGCCGCCATGTCGGGAGACCCCGATGCTCCGGCCGACGACTGGCGAGAGCTGGCCGAGTATCTGGACCGCGCTCGCCACAGCTCCTCCTGA
- a CDS encoding SGNH/GDSL hydrolase family protein, translated as MMQRNRPGRAVSKRRTAIALAALSSCALTAGFTGTASAATGGAHGSPRTSYVALGDSYTSGPLIPTQVDANCARSDHNYPSVTARERHITSFTDVSCGGATTVEMWEAQGTNGPQLDAVKKDTDLVTLQIGGNDVGFGSIIGTCATLSAKDLAGNPCQQYYGAKGYDQLTLKILQTAPKVARVLREVHHKAPHARVVVVGYPDLLPDDGTGCFPQVPFAAKDFPYLRDTEKRLNLMLRAVALLNRADYVDTYGPTVGHDMCKAPADRWIEPLSPAAPAAPAHPNAKGEEVMAQALLKTLGRGAGRH; from the coding sequence ATGATGCAGCGGAATCGTCCGGGCAGGGCTGTATCCAAGCGACGCACCGCCATCGCGCTGGCCGCGTTGAGCAGCTGCGCGCTCACGGCCGGCTTCACCGGCACGGCCTCGGCCGCGACGGGCGGCGCGCACGGTTCGCCCCGCACCTCCTACGTGGCGCTGGGCGACTCGTACACGTCCGGTCCTCTGATACCCACGCAGGTCGACGCGAACTGTGCCCGTTCCGACCACAACTATCCCTCGGTCACCGCGCGCGAGCGCCACATCACCTCGTTCACCGACGTGAGCTGCGGCGGGGCGACGACCGTCGAGATGTGGGAGGCGCAGGGCACCAACGGGCCTCAACTGGACGCGGTGAAGAAGGACACGGACCTCGTGACCCTTCAGATCGGCGGCAACGACGTCGGCTTCGGCTCCATCATCGGCACCTGTGCCACCCTCAGCGCCAAGGACCTCGCCGGCAACCCCTGCCAGCAGTACTACGGGGCCAAGGGCTATGACCAGTTGACGCTGAAGATCCTCCAGACGGCGCCCAAGGTCGCCCGCGTGCTGCGGGAAGTGCACCACAAGGCGCCCCACGCACGCGTGGTCGTCGTCGGCTACCCGGACCTCCTTCCCGACGACGGCACCGGCTGCTTCCCTCAAGTCCCGTTCGCCGCGAAGGACTTCCCGTACCTGCGGGACACGGAGAAGCGCCTCAACCTGATGCTGCGCGCGGTGGCGCTGCTGAACCGGGCCGACTACGTGGACACGTACGGGCCGACCGTGGGCCACGACATGTGCAAGGCACCCGCCGACCGGTGGATAGAGCCGTTGAGCCCGGCTGCGCCCGCCGCTCCCGCCCATCCCAACGCGAAGGGCGAAGAGGTCATGGCACAGGCCCTCCTGAAGACCCTCGGCAGGGGTGCGGGGCGCCACTGA
- a CDS encoding ATP-binding protein — MQAAVTVTPAQIPELLLGLATVRPVFLWGAPGIGKSSLVRKFAESLGLECVSLLGTQLAPEDLIGVPRIRDGRSVFCPPESIARDEPYCLFLDELNAATPDVQKAFYSLILDRRIGSYELPAGSIVIGAGNRATDNALARPIASALVNRLTHVHLRASAADWLVWAGENGVHPWVTDYLVDRPDHLWSQPPKTEEPFSTPRSWHMLSDALHSFGPEIDEETLKVVVHGTLTPAHAVSFCGYAKIVRHAFGIEAILKGDASWPKRPEDRDLLYYLADAFRGRLVKELPREKKHVSPSLRQTAYRAKSLLVQLAEISVEVAQTVIADDADGLPVLPAWFLVDAARDMPRLVEARR, encoded by the coding sequence GTGCAGGCTGCCGTCACCGTCACCCCCGCTCAGATCCCCGAACTGCTGCTGGGCCTCGCCACCGTGCGGCCCGTGTTTCTGTGGGGCGCGCCCGGGATCGGCAAGTCGTCGCTCGTACGGAAGTTCGCGGAGTCCCTGGGGCTGGAGTGCGTCAGCCTGCTCGGGACGCAGCTCGCACCGGAGGACCTCATCGGGGTGCCCCGGATCCGCGACGGCCGGTCCGTGTTCTGCCCCCCGGAGTCCATCGCCCGTGACGAGCCGTACTGCCTGTTCCTGGACGAGCTCAACGCGGCGACCCCCGATGTGCAGAAGGCGTTCTACTCGCTGATCCTGGACCGGCGTATCGGGTCCTACGAACTGCCCGCCGGTTCGATCGTCATCGGGGCCGGCAACCGTGCCACGGACAACGCGCTGGCGCGGCCCATCGCCTCCGCCCTGGTCAACCGGCTCACCCATGTCCACCTCCGGGCCTCGGCGGCGGACTGGCTGGTGTGGGCGGGCGAGAACGGGGTCCACCCGTGGGTGACGGACTACCTCGTGGACCGCCCGGACCACCTGTGGTCGCAGCCGCCCAAGACCGAGGAGCCGTTCTCCACGCCCCGCTCCTGGCACATGCTCTCGGACGCCCTGCACTCCTTCGGGCCGGAGATCGACGAGGAGACCCTGAAGGTCGTGGTGCACGGCACGCTGACGCCCGCTCACGCCGTCTCCTTCTGCGGCTACGCGAAGATCGTCCGTCACGCCTTCGGCATCGAGGCGATCCTCAAGGGTGACGCCTCCTGGCCGAAGCGGCCCGAGGACCGCGACCTGCTCTACTACCTGGCCGACGCGTTCCGGGGACGCCTGGTCAAGGAGCTGCCGCGTGAGAAGAAGCACGTCTCGCCGTCCCTGCGGCAGACCGCCTACCGGGCCAAGTCGCTGCTCGTCCAGCTGGCCGAGATCTCGGTCGAGGTCGCGCAGACCGTCATCGCGGACGACGCCGACGGGCTGCCCGTGCTGCCCGCGTGGTTCCTCGTGGACGCCGCGCGGGACATGCCCCGGCTGGTCGAGGCCCGGCGATGA
- a CDS encoding vWA domain-containing protein — protein sequence MKGSGGRGGGGKDGKNKNTVDPATEAFAAGLALVKRNPAFAAVEASVCRQEKCALTPAGGLAAVTSNGTVHVHPTKRADPAEWAWALAHCLLHLGFGHVPASAAASREQPDRFDVAARCAVVNRFLVSHPMGRAPFALPESFPGGDEEMLAARWRRDGIPAAHEHCGTAGEHPDQVLTTWNAWDNSAVPDWETAFAHALTRSVSAAMDVAGGRRDRVTGERKPQRPWDRALNWFVSSYPLLGGLAAGLKIVADAELARTQDISIAAVSPVAGEIYINPLRAFTDEEWRFVLAHEMLHAALRHGERRGGRDPFLFNVAADYVVNDWLVQMRVGDMPEGLLYDPELRGLSAEEVYDRIAHDLRRRRRLATLRGKGAGDILGEPLPHAGAGPYTDLDEFYRRGLVQGFDLHQYGERGLLPAGLIQEIRALAHPPVPWDARLARWFDEYVPRPEPVRTYARPARRQASTPDIPRAGRYFPPDETARCTFGVVLDTSGSMNSTLLGKALGSIASYAEARDVPAARVVFCDAAPYDAGYLPPTEIAGRVRVRGRGGTELQPGVDLLQRADDFPPGAPVLVITDGWCDVLRIRREHAYLIPQGASLPFTPRGPVFRLA from the coding sequence ATGAAGGGGTCCGGCGGGCGCGGGGGCGGGGGCAAGGACGGGAAGAACAAGAACACGGTCGACCCGGCCACCGAGGCCTTCGCCGCCGGGCTCGCGCTCGTCAAGCGCAACCCGGCGTTCGCGGCCGTGGAGGCGTCCGTGTGCCGCCAGGAGAAGTGCGCGCTGACCCCGGCCGGCGGACTGGCCGCCGTCACGTCGAACGGCACCGTCCACGTACACCCCACCAAACGGGCCGATCCGGCGGAATGGGCATGGGCGCTCGCCCACTGTCTGCTGCACCTCGGTTTCGGTCATGTGCCCGCCTCGGCGGCCGCGTCGCGCGAACAGCCCGACCGCTTCGACGTCGCGGCGCGCTGCGCGGTCGTCAACCGCTTCCTGGTCAGCCATCCGATGGGCCGGGCGCCCTTCGCCCTGCCGGAGTCGTTCCCGGGCGGCGACGAGGAGATGCTCGCCGCGCGGTGGCGCCGCGATGGCATCCCCGCCGCCCACGAGCACTGCGGCACCGCGGGTGAACACCCCGACCAGGTCCTCACCACCTGGAACGCCTGGGACAACTCCGCGGTCCCGGACTGGGAGACCGCCTTCGCACACGCGCTGACCCGCAGTGTGTCCGCCGCGATGGACGTGGCCGGCGGCCGCCGCGACCGGGTCACCGGAGAGCGCAAACCCCAGCGGCCCTGGGACCGTGCCCTGAACTGGTTCGTCTCCTCCTACCCCCTGCTGGGCGGGCTCGCCGCGGGCCTGAAGATCGTGGCCGACGCCGAACTCGCCCGGACGCAGGACATCTCCATCGCGGCGGTCAGTCCGGTCGCGGGCGAGATCTACATCAACCCGCTGCGCGCGTTCACCGACGAGGAATGGCGCTTCGTCCTCGCGCACGAGATGCTGCACGCCGCGCTGCGGCACGGCGAACGCAGAGGGGGCCGCGACCCGTTCCTCTTCAACGTCGCCGCCGACTACGTCGTCAACGACTGGCTGGTCCAGATGCGCGTCGGCGACATGCCCGAAGGGCTGCTGTACGACCCGGAGCTGCGGGGCCTGTCCGCCGAGGAGGTGTACGACCGCATCGCGCACGACCTGCGCCGCCGCCGCAGGCTCGCGACGCTGCGGGGCAAGGGCGCCGGGGACATCCTCGGCGAGCCGCTGCCGCATGCCGGTGCCGGTCCGTACACCGACCTGGACGAGTTCTACCGGCGCGGACTGGTGCAGGGCTTCGACCTCCACCAGTACGGGGAGCGCGGCCTCCTGCCCGCCGGGCTGATCCAGGAGATCCGCGCCCTGGCGCACCCGCCCGTACCGTGGGACGCGCGGCTGGCCCGCTGGTTCGACGAGTACGTTCCCCGTCCGGAGCCCGTACGGACGTACGCGCGCCCGGCGCGGCGGCAGGCATCGACCCCCGACATCCCGCGCGCCGGACGGTACTTCCCGCCCGATGAGACGGCCCGCTGCACCTTCGGCGTCGTGCTGGACACCTCCGGCTCGATGAACAGCACCCTGCTCGGCAAGGCTCTCGGCTCCATCGCCTCGTACGCCGAGGCCCGCGACGTACCCGCCGCACGCGTCGTCTTCTGCGACGCCGCCCCCTACGACGCCGGCTACCTGCCGCCCACCGAGATCGCCGGACGGGTGCGGGTACGCGGCCGCGGCGGCACCGAACTCCAGCCCGGCGTGGACCTGTTGCAACGGGCGGACGACTTCCCGCCGGGCGCGCCGGTCCTCGTCATCACCGACGGCTGGTGCGATGTCCTCCGCATCCGGCGCGAGCACGCCTACCTGATCCCGCAGGGCGCGTCACTGCCGTTCACCCCGCGCGGCCCGGTGTTCCGGCTGGCCTAG
- a CDS encoding alpha/beta fold hydrolase, translated as MSSVHHRTATIDGHEIFYREAGPADAPAIVLLHGFPTSSFMFRELIPLLADRYHVIAPDHLGFGHSDAPLATEFTYTFDALAEITSQLLDHLGLDRYALYVQDYGAPLGWRLALKHPERISALVTQNGNGYEDGFVEAFWTDVWAYGANPGPDTEPAARVALSIDAIRWQYVHGVPDPGLVSPDTWEHDYALVSRPGNDEIQLALFRDYRNNRPLYPLLHEYLRTSGVPVLAVWGRNDEIFAPAGAQAFARDAKGAEVHLIDGGHFLLESHLHVVAGYMRGFLGRVLG; from the coding sequence ATGAGCTCCGTACACCACCGGACCGCCACCATCGACGGCCACGAGATCTTCTACCGTGAGGCAGGCCCCGCCGACGCCCCCGCGATCGTCCTGCTGCACGGCTTCCCGACCAGCTCGTTCATGTTCCGCGAGCTCATCCCGCTCCTGGCCGACCGCTACCACGTCATCGCGCCGGACCACCTCGGCTTCGGCCACTCCGACGCCCCCCTCGCCACGGAGTTCACCTATACCTTCGACGCCCTCGCCGAAATCACCTCCCAACTCCTCGACCACCTCGGCCTGGACCGCTACGCCCTCTACGTCCAGGACTACGGCGCCCCCCTCGGATGGCGTCTCGCGCTCAAGCACCCCGAACGGATCTCCGCCCTCGTCACCCAGAACGGCAACGGCTACGAGGACGGCTTCGTCGAAGCGTTCTGGACCGACGTCTGGGCGTACGGGGCAAACCCCGGCCCCGACACCGAACCCGCGGCCCGCGTCGCGCTGAGCATCGACGCCATCCGCTGGCAGTACGTGCACGGCGTACCCGACCCCGGCCTGGTCAGCCCGGACACCTGGGAACACGACTACGCCCTCGTCTCACGCCCGGGCAACGACGAGATCCAGCTCGCACTGTTCCGCGACTACCGGAACAACCGCCCGCTCTACCCGCTGCTGCACGAATACCTCCGCACCAGCGGGGTCCCGGTACTCGCCGTCTGGGGCCGCAACGACGAAATCTTCGCCCCGGCCGGTGCGCAAGCCTTCGCCCGCGACGCCAAGGGCGCGGAAGTGCACCTGATCGACGGCGGCCACTTCCTCCTGGAAAGCCACCTGCACGTTGTCGCGGGTTACATGCGCGGCTTCCTCGGCCGGGTGCTGGGGTAA
- a CDS encoding CGNR zinc finger domain-containing protein, whose product MDTLLDLLNSRPLVNGEEQDALRDPAEGRRWAREHGGDGTLAELALLREARDVLRDVVRGDSPPSALSPLLEGVHQVPEISSDGLRWSVRTPPHARLAVEAVLGWAATEEQLPGRLRPCANDACRLFLIDRSRANRARWCSMALCGNREKARRHYERTR is encoded by the coding sequence ATGGACACCCTGCTGGACCTGCTCAACAGCAGGCCCCTGGTCAACGGCGAGGAACAGGACGCCCTCCGCGACCCCGCCGAGGGCCGCCGCTGGGCGCGGGAGCACGGCGGCGACGGCACCCTCGCGGAACTGGCGCTGCTGCGCGAGGCGCGGGACGTCCTGCGGGATGTCGTACGCGGGGACAGCCCGCCGTCCGCGTTGAGCCCGCTGCTCGAAGGCGTCCACCAGGTTCCGGAGATCAGCTCCGACGGCCTGCGGTGGTCGGTCAGGACTCCCCCGCACGCCCGCCTGGCCGTCGAGGCCGTTCTCGGCTGGGCGGCCACCGAGGAGCAGCTACCCGGCCGGCTGCGCCCCTGCGCCAACGACGCGTGCAGGCTGTTCCTGATCGACCGCAGCCGCGCCAACCGCGCCCGCTGGTGCTCGATGGCCCTCTGCGGCAACCGCGAGAAGGCCCGCCGTCACTACGAACGCACCCGCTGA
- a CDS encoding AraC family transcriptional regulator, giving the protein MEDHTATGLSARPAPALRAYVDSYVGFDLRALPAGVHCGPPGRALTAVISLSDPLEVAAGVDDGSPVARFGGVAGGLMCRSVAIHHDGRQRGVQIALTPLGARAVYGMPAAELAHRLVPLDELLGALAVELVDRLRSARTWAARFAVLDELLLRAVGPVRRVRPEVAEAWRRLVAARGCVQVGVVAAELGWSRRYLTERFRGEVGLSPKTVARVLRFEHAHELAAARDPLPWGDVAAVAGYADQAHLVRDWREFTGRSPTAWRHGEVLLGTGQPSAALPISSRPPDRPRGRSSA; this is encoded by the coding sequence ATGGAGGACCACACGGCCACCGGGCTCAGTGCGCGTCCGGCGCCCGCCCTGCGCGCGTACGTCGACTCGTACGTCGGCTTCGACCTCCGCGCCCTCCCCGCAGGAGTGCACTGCGGACCGCCGGGCCGTGCGCTCACCGCGGTGATCAGCCTGTCGGATCCTCTGGAGGTCGCGGCTGGTGTTGACGACGGGTCGCCGGTCGCCCGGTTCGGCGGTGTGGCCGGTGGTCTGATGTGCCGGTCCGTCGCGATTCACCACGACGGACGCCAGCGCGGGGTCCAGATCGCGCTGACACCGCTCGGGGCCCGGGCCGTCTACGGCATGCCCGCCGCCGAGCTCGCCCACCGGCTGGTCCCGCTGGACGAACTTCTCGGGGCGCTCGCCGTCGAGCTGGTCGACCGGCTCCGGTCGGCGAGGACCTGGGCGGCGCGGTTCGCCGTGCTGGACGAATTGCTGCTGCGGGCTGTCGGGCCCGTGCGCCGGGTGCGCCCCGAGGTGGCCGAGGCGTGGCGCCGCCTCGTCGCCGCGCGCGGGTGCGTGCAGGTGGGCGTGGTCGCCGCGGAGCTGGGCTGGAGCCGCCGATACCTCACCGAGCGGTTTCGCGGTGAGGTGGGCCTCTCGCCGAAGACCGTCGCCCGGGTCCTGCGTTTCGAGCACGCACACGAGCTGGCGGCGGCGCGGGACCCGCTCCCGTGGGGCGATGTGGCAGCCGTCGCCGGCTACGCGGACCAGGCCCATCTCGTACGGGACTGGCGCGAGTTCACCGGCCGGTCACCGACGGCCTGGCGTCACGGCGAAGTCCTCCTCGGGACCGGGCAGCCGTCGGCCGCTCTTCCCATTTCTTCAAGACCGCCCGATCGTCCGCGTGGACGATCGTCGGCATGA